The Enterobacter asburiae sequence AGTACCAGAACAGGAGCTGCACCAGCAGCGGCGTGTTGCGAAACAGCGAGACCCAGCCGCTGACGACGGCATGACCAAACCGTCCTGCGGAGAGGCGAAGAAGCAGAAACAACAGCGCTAGCAGGGTGGCAAGCGCCAGTCCCGCAAGCGTGACCCACAGCGTGGTGAGAAAACCGGATAAAATCCACTGCAGGGGCTGCCCGGTCAGCACGCCCTGCCAGTCGAACGCGTGCATTACAGCGGCTCCTGGTGAAGTGGGTCGAGCACTTTTTGCAGGAACCGCCGCGCGCGCGGATGTGACGGCTGGCTGAAAAACTGTGCCGGCGGAGCGGTTTCCAGAATTTGCCCGCCGTCGATAAAGACGATCCGGTCAGCAATCTCCCGGGCAAACTGCATCTCGTGCGTCACCACAATCATGGTGATCCCGCTGTGGGCAAGGGCCTTCATCACGTACAGCACTTCGCCAATCATCTCCGGATCCAGCGCGGAGGTGGGCTCATCGAACAAAATGATTTGCGGCGACGAGGCCAGCGCGCGAGCAATCGCCACGCGCTGCTGCTGGCCGCCGGAGAGCTGCGCGGGAAAGTGGTGGGCTTTTTCGAGCATCCCGACCTTTTCCAGCAGTGCCAGGGCGCGCGCCTGGGCAGGCTGCGGCTTCCAGCCGTGCACGTGCTCCAGTGCCAGGGTAATGTTCTGGCTGGCGGTGAGGTGGGCGTAAAGATTGAACTGCTGGAAAACAAAACCGACGCGGCTGCGTAACTGGCGCAGGGCTGCTGCGGCAAGTCGGGCGGTGGGTTTGTTATCAATCAGAATGTCGCCGTCACTGAGGGTTTCAAGCTGGTTGATAAGACGGATCAACGTCGATTTACCTGAACCGGATGGACCGAGGATTGCCACCACTTCACCCGGAGAGATGCTGAGGTTAATGCCTTTTAATACCTCGTGGTCGCCGTAACGTTTAACGACGTCACGAAACTCGACGCTGGCGTGTTCCAGATGTGAAAAATCCGCGGCGCCGGCCGCGGAGTGTGAAAATAAACCTGAGAGCATATTACTGAGCTTCTATTTTAAAGGCGCGAGGCTGTGGAGCGGGGGTGTTTGGGCCAAACCAGACATCGTAGATTTTTGCCGCCTGACCGTTCTTCTCAAGATTAACCAGCTCGTCGTTGACGGCCTTCAGCAACTCAGCTTCGCCCTTTTTCACCCCAACGCCAATCTCTTCCTTGCTGAGCAGATCGGGGAGGATTTTAAAGTTCGCTTTATCCGGGGCCTGTGCCAGCAGGCCTGCAAGAATAGTGCTGTCCTGGGTGATGGCCTGCACGTTGCCGTTGCGCAGCGCCGTCAGCGCCAGAGGAATATCATCATAAGAAAGCACGCGAGACTGCGGGAAACGCTGGTGCAGCGCCTGTTCACCCGTTGTCCCTTTCACCGCACCAATGCGGGCCCGGCTATAGTCATCAAGCTTGTCCGATGATTTAGCCGGAACCAGGAACTGTTGTCCGGTCACGAAATAGGGGGTGGAGAAATCAATCACCTGCGCGCGTTCCGGGGTGATGGTGATATCCGCCACAATCAGATCCGCTTTACCGGACTGCAGCAGTGGAATTCGGTTCGCCGGATTGGTGGCAACCAGTTCAAGCTTCACGCCGAGCGATTTTGCCAGCGCTTTGGCGAAGTCC is a genomic window containing:
- a CDS encoding amino acid ABC transporter ATP-binding protein, whose amino-acid sequence is MLSGLFSHSAAGAADFSHLEHASVEFRDVVKRYGDHEVLKGINLSISPGEVVAILGPSGSGKSTLIRLINQLETLSDGDILIDNKPTARLAAAALRQLRSRVGFVFQQFNLYAHLTASQNITLALEHVHGWKPQPAQARALALLEKVGMLEKAHHFPAQLSGGQQQRVAIARALASSPQIILFDEPTSALDPEMIGEVLYVMKALAHSGITMIVVTHEMQFAREIADRIVFIDGGQILETAPPAQFFSQPSHPRARRFLQKVLDPLHQEPL
- a CDS encoding ABC transporter substrate-binding protein, with the translated sequence MAANMKGFTKRTLVLGLLAAGSLLSAQAQADRLADIKAAGVVKVATFDANPPFGSIDAKTHEIVGYDVDFAKALAKSLGVKLELVATNPANRIPLLQSGKADLIVADITITPERAQVIDFSTPYFVTGQQFLVPAKSSDKLDDYSRARIGAVKGTTGEQALHQRFPQSRVLSYDDIPLALTALRNGNVQAITQDSTILAGLLAQAPDKANFKILPDLLSKEEIGVGVKKGEAELLKAVNDELVNLEKNGQAAKIYDVWFGPNTPAPQPRAFKIEAQ